The DNA window ATAATTCACATCTGCTCGGTAATAAATGTGAGAGCGGTGGTAGGAGGGGTATTGTGTAACCACTGGTACCCCCCAACTGACCCGGCTTTGTTTTTGTTCTTCTCTTTTTACCTCTTCTCTGCAGGAAAATGGCCACGTGAAGGCCAATGGAGATGCATCTCCTGCAGCCGCTGAGGGAGAAAAGGAGGAAGTCCAGGCTAATGGAAGCGCCCCTGCCGAGGAGACGGCAaaggaggaggcagcagcagtGGCCGCCGAGCCTGCCCCTGAGAAGGAAGCTGCCGCATCTGCCGAAGGGGAAAGCGCAGAACCTGCCTCTCCGGCCGAAGGAGAGTCCTCTGCCAAAACAGAAGAAGCCGGTTCTACTTCCACACCTTCTACCAGCAATGAAACccccaagaagaaaaagaaacgaTTCTCCTTTAAAAAATCTTTCAAGCTGAGTGGCTTTTCattcaaaaagaacaaaaaggaaaacaacgAAGGGGCAGAGGCCGAGGCAGCAGCTGCATCTAATGAGGGAGCTAAGGAGGATGCTCCTGCGGAAGCTCCAGAGGCAGCCAATGAAGAGGCTAAGCCAGCCCAGGAAGAGGCGccagctgccagcagcacagaggaaaagaaagaggaggCAGCTGCAGCCTCACCTGAGCCCCAGGAGGCCAAAACCGAGGAGCCAGCACCAGAAAAGCCCACAGAAGAGGCAAAGCCAGCCGAGGAGCCACAGTCTGAGGAAAAACCTGCAGAAGAGgcccctgctgctgctgctgctgctgcaccAGAAGCCCCATCCACTGAACCAGAGGCACCAAAAGCTGAAGAACCACCAGCAGCAGCTCCTACACAGGAAGCTTCATCTGAATCCAGTCCAGCAGCTGAGTCAGCAGAGTAAAGAGATGGCAATTTTGAGATAATCAAAggactttttttctccccttgtttgtttgTTGGAGTGGTGCCAGGTACTGGTTTTGGAGAACTTGTCTACAACCAGGGATtgatttaaagattattttttgtctgttttttttttttttttttttttattttttttctcctccttacAGATCCCATCTCAAATCATTCTGTTACCACCATTCCAACAGGCCGTGTTGAGTTTACAGCAGTCACCGGCCTCGATCCTTTTTTGCATCAGTATTAATGTTTTTGCGTACTTTGcatcttttattgaaaatgtatactttttttttgtcaatttatgGACATTCCCATAATGAAGGAGATGGGTGGGTCAATAAAGGGGATATCAAAATGAAGTGATAGGAGCCACAGTGGGTTTTAGGTGGTGCACACGTTGCCAAGAGAATGTGCCACATGGAATGGGGTcaggtttctgttttttgtgttttttgtttttttttttcttttttaaagagaa is part of the Pyxicephalus adspersus unplaced genomic scaffold, UCB_Pads_2.0 Sca608, whole genome shotgun sequence genome and encodes:
- the MARCKS gene encoding myristoylated alanine-rich C-kinase substrate (The sequence of the model RefSeq protein was modified relative to this genomic sequence to represent the inferred CDS: added 99 bases not found in genome assembly), giving the protein MGAQFSKTGAKGEAATAEKPGEAVAASPSKTNGQENGHVKANGDASPAAAEGEKEEVQANGSAPAEETAKEEAAAVAAEPAPEKEAAASAEGESAEPASPAEGESSAKTEEAGSTSTPSTSNETPKKKKKRFSFKKSFKLSGFSFKKNKKENNEGAEAEAAAASNEGAKEDAPAEAPEAANEEAKPAQEEAPAASSTEEKKEEAAAASPEPQEAKTEEPAPEKPTEEAKPAEEPQSEEKPAEEAPAAAAAAAPEAPSTEPEAPKAEEPPAAAPTQEASSESSPAAESAE